The sequence below is a genomic window from Acidimicrobiales bacterium.
GCTCGGCGCGCAGAGGTGCCATGGTCAGCCTCCCGTCCCCACGCGGTTCGACCGGGCCAGCAGGTACAGCAGGTAGGGGGCGCCCACCACGCCGGTGACCACGCCGACCGGCAGCTCGGTCGGGGCGAACAGCCGCCGGCCCAGCA
It includes:
- a CDS encoding iron chelate uptake ABC transporter family permease subunit, encoding MGRRLFAPTELPVGVVTGVVGAPYLLYLLARSNRVGTGG